DNA from Streptomyces sp. Edi4:
GCGCCGGTCGGGCGCCGTGCGGTCCCGGCGCGTGACTACTTCGCTTCGGCCCCGCCGTCGGCCTTGCCGTCCTTGCCGTTCGTGTCGTCCGTGGGCAGGGCCGCGTTCTGCGCCTCGTCCTTCTTGCCCAGGTCGATCTTGGCGTCCTTGCTGTCGTCGGCCCCGGCCTCGACCTCGGTGGCGCCGGTCAGCGACGAGGCGTCGTCCGGCACCTCCGGGAGCTCGACGTCGGTGTCGTCGGTGTCGCCGTGCACGATGCGGTTGTACTCCGCGTCACTGAGGACGGCGCCGATCGCGTTCTTGGCGTAGACGGCGTGGACGCCGGGCGCCACCTCCAGGAGGACCGTCTCGTCGCCGATCTCCTTGACCGTGGCGTACATGCCCCCGATCGTGCGGATACCGGTGCCGGGCTGCATCTCTTCGCGCATGGCCGCGGCGGCCTGCTGCTTCTTCTTGGCCGACCGCGTCATCAGGAACATGGCCCCGATAAGCAAAACCAAGGGGAGGAGGGTGATAGGGCTCACGGGACGGAACTTCCTTCGCATGACCACACGAAAGCGCGGCCTGATCTGGGGGTGGGTACGCCGGCCTGGAAGGGCGGCATCGGCGGAGTCTAAGCGAGTCCGCACAGATGGAACAACGCCCAGCATCCCACCGGGGTTCCTCCGCGTACGATCCTCCGCGCCGTCACGCCCCGAAGAGCCCCGGTTGTCCGCTTCCCGCCGGGCCGCCGCCCTGCCGCGGGGGTACGAGGCCGAGGTGGGCCCAGGCGGCGGGCGTCGCCACCCGGCCCCTCGGGGTGCGCGCGAGCAGACCCTCGCG
Protein-coding regions in this window:
- the yajC gene encoding preprotein translocase subunit YajC, translating into MSPITLLPLVLLIGAMFLMTRSAKKKQQAAAAMREEMQPGTGIRTIGGMYATVKEIGDETVLLEVAPGVHAVYAKNAIGAVLSDAEYNRIVHGDTDDTDVELPEVPDDASSLTGATEVEAGADDSKDAKIDLGKKDEAQNAALPTDDTNGKDGKADGGAEAK